The following proteins come from a genomic window of Burkholderia stabilis:
- a CDS encoding thiamine pyrophosphate-binding protein, producing MSHSKDLEPRTATGARLLVDALLANHVERVFCVPGESFLAVLDALADDTARIQTVVCRHEAAAANMAEAVGKLTGRPGIAFVTRGPGATHASIGVHTAFQDSTPMILFVGQCAREHLDREAFQEIDYRRMFGQMAKWVAQIDDPRRIPEYLSHAFHVATSGRPGPVVLALPEDVLSEACAPQPVVPAAKRVAAAPSAAQIDELRERLARAERPVAIVGGSGWTPEACANLRTFVERWQLPVACAFRYQDTIDNAHPNYAGDVGLGINPALAKRIRDADLLLVIGPRLGEATTGGYTLLDIPKTRQTLIHVHQGADELGRVYAADLPIVSGMPEIAAPLAALEPPAKPAWAGTADDAHRAYREWHAPLPMPGDVQLGDVMVQLRERLPHDAILTNGAGNYAIWLHRHFAYRHFRSQLAPTSGAMGYGIPAALAAKSLYPSRTVVALAGDGCFMMAGNELATAMQYGLNIVAIVVNNGHFGTIRMHQERNYPGRVHGTGLTNPDFAAYARAFGAHGETVERTADFAPALERALTCGLPALIEIRIPQDASTPAATLEQIREQGRRARGG from the coding sequence ATGTCGCATTCCAAGGATCTCGAGCCGCGCACCGCCACCGGTGCGCGACTGCTCGTCGATGCGTTGCTCGCCAATCACGTCGAACGCGTGTTCTGCGTGCCGGGCGAGAGCTTCCTCGCCGTACTCGATGCGCTGGCGGACGATACCGCGCGCATCCAGACGGTCGTGTGCCGCCACGAGGCGGCCGCCGCGAACATGGCCGAGGCCGTCGGCAAGCTGACCGGCCGTCCCGGCATCGCGTTCGTCACGCGCGGGCCCGGCGCGACGCATGCGTCGATCGGCGTGCACACCGCGTTCCAGGATTCGACGCCGATGATCCTGTTCGTCGGCCAGTGCGCGCGCGAGCACCTCGACCGCGAAGCCTTCCAGGAAATCGATTACCGCCGGATGTTCGGCCAGATGGCCAAATGGGTCGCGCAGATCGACGATCCGCGCCGCATCCCCGAATACCTGAGCCATGCGTTCCACGTCGCGACGTCCGGCCGGCCCGGCCCCGTCGTGCTCGCGTTGCCGGAAGACGTGCTGTCCGAAGCGTGCGCGCCGCAGCCGGTCGTGCCGGCCGCAAAACGCGTCGCGGCCGCGCCGTCGGCCGCGCAGATCGACGAGCTGCGCGAGCGGCTCGCGCGCGCGGAACGGCCGGTCGCGATCGTCGGCGGCAGCGGCTGGACGCCCGAGGCCTGCGCGAACCTGCGCACCTTCGTCGAGCGCTGGCAACTGCCGGTCGCGTGCGCGTTCCGCTACCAGGACACGATCGACAACGCGCACCCGAACTACGCGGGCGACGTCGGACTCGGGATCAACCCCGCGCTCGCGAAGCGCATCCGCGACGCCGACCTGCTGCTCGTGATCGGGCCGCGCCTCGGCGAAGCAACCACCGGCGGCTACACGCTGCTCGACATCCCGAAAACACGCCAGACGCTGATCCACGTGCACCAGGGCGCGGACGAACTCGGCCGCGTATATGCGGCCGACCTGCCGATCGTGTCGGGGATGCCCGAGATCGCCGCGCCGCTCGCCGCGCTCGAACCGCCGGCAAAGCCCGCGTGGGCCGGTACGGCCGACGACGCGCATCGCGCGTACCGCGAATGGCACGCACCGCTGCCGATGCCCGGCGACGTGCAGCTCGGCGACGTGATGGTGCAGTTGCGCGAACGCCTGCCGCATGACGCGATCCTGACCAACGGCGCCGGCAACTACGCGATCTGGCTGCATCGCCACTTTGCATACCGGCACTTTCGCTCGCAGCTCGCGCCGACGAGCGGCGCGATGGGCTACGGGATTCCGGCCGCGCTCGCCGCGAAGTCGCTGTATCCGTCGCGGACCGTCGTCGCGCTCGCCGGCGACGGCTGCTTCATGATGGCCGGCAACGAGCTGGCCACCGCGATGCAGTACGGGCTGAACATCGTCGCGATCGTCGTCAACAACGGGCATTTCGGCACGATCCGCATGCATCAGGAGCGCAACTATCCGGGGCGCGTACACGGCACGGGGCTCACGAACCCCGATTTCGCCGCGTATGCGCGCGCGTTCGGCGCGCACGGCGAGACGGTCGAGCGCACCGCCGATTTCGCGCCCGCGCTCGAACGCGCGCTGACCTGCGGGCTGCCCGCGCTGATCGAGATCCGCATTCCGCAGGACGCCAGCACGCCGGCCGCGACGCTCGAACAGATCCGCGAGCAGGGCCGCCGCGCACGCGGCGGATGA
- the vapB gene encoding type II toxin-antitoxin system VapB family antitoxin codes for MHTTRVFRNGNSQAVRIPADLAYERSDIELEIERIGDEIRIRPARRPLTGVLEKFAKFGPDFMAEGRGDHEQADREGL; via the coding sequence ATGCATACCACGAGGGTATTTCGGAACGGCAACTCTCAGGCCGTACGGATTCCGGCAGACCTTGCCTACGAGCGCAGCGATATCGAGCTCGAAATTGAACGGATCGGCGACGAAATCCGGATTCGGCCGGCGCGACGGCCGTTGACCGGCGTGCTCGAGAAGTTCGCGAAATTCGGGCCGGATTTCATGGCCGAAGGGCGTGGCGACCACGAGCAGGCTGACCGCGAGGGGTTGTGA
- a CDS encoding type II toxin-antitoxin system VapC family toxin: protein MPRYMLDTNMCIYLMKHQPEQVARRFAQCYTGDVVMSAITYAELEYGVTVCANPARERGNLAALIEDIPVAPFDAPAAQAYGPVRAATRERKKDHLDKLIAAHAVSLDVVLVTNNERDFASYPGVRLENWLND, encoded by the coding sequence ATGCCGCGCTACATGCTCGACACCAACATGTGCATCTACCTGATGAAGCATCAGCCGGAACAGGTCGCAAGACGATTTGCGCAGTGCTACACGGGGGACGTCGTGATGTCGGCGATTACCTATGCCGAGCTCGAATACGGCGTGACCGTGTGCGCGAATCCCGCCAGGGAGCGCGGCAATCTTGCCGCGCTGATCGAGGATATTCCGGTTGCGCCGTTCGACGCGCCGGCCGCGCAAGCGTACGGCCCTGTCCGCGCAGCGACCCGCGAGCGGAAGAAGGATCATCTCGACAAACTGATCGCGGCTCATGCGGTGTCGCTCGACGTCGTTCTCGTGACCAACAACGAGCGGGATTTTGCGAGCTACCCGGGGGTGCGGCTGGAGAACTGGCTGAACGACTAG
- a CDS encoding L-serine ammonia-lyase, which translates to MAVSVFDLFKIGIGPSSSHTVGPMRAALMFVQGLERDGQLDATANVKVELYGSLGATGKGHGTDRGVMLGLLGDAPDTVDPETVDVRLEDVRKSKKLALLGTHPVPFVLKENIAFYRQALPEHPNGMKLRATDANGAVLVERTYLSVGGGFVVTAGAPNTKVLSAAEQMTHPFRTGAELLALTESTGKSIAQLMWENERAWHTEEQTRDGLLKIWAVMQSCVSRGCGIGNPDADGNLPGPFQVKRRAPQLYRTLTGSPERALQDPLSMIDWINLYAIAVNEENAAGGRVVTAPTNGAAGIIPAVLHYYTRFTPGANEQGVIDFLLTAAAIGILYKLNASISGAEVGCQGEVGVACSMAAGALAAVLGGTPRQVENAAEIGMEHNLGLTCDPVGGMVQIPCIERNAMASVKAVNAARMALRGDGSHYVSLDSVIKTMRETGADMKTKYKETSRGGLAVNIVEC; encoded by the coding sequence ATGGCAGTCAGCGTGTTTGACCTCTTCAAGATCGGCATTGGTCCGTCCAGTTCGCATACGGTCGGACCGATGCGCGCCGCGCTGATGTTCGTCCAGGGCCTCGAGCGCGACGGGCAGCTCGACGCGACGGCCAACGTGAAGGTCGAGCTGTACGGCTCGCTCGGCGCAACCGGCAAGGGCCACGGCACCGACCGCGGCGTGATGCTCGGCCTGCTCGGCGACGCGCCCGACACCGTCGATCCCGAAACCGTCGACGTGCGGCTCGAGGACGTCCGCAAGTCGAAGAAGCTCGCGCTGCTCGGCACGCACCCGGTGCCGTTCGTGCTGAAGGAGAACATCGCGTTCTACCGCCAGGCGCTGCCCGAGCACCCGAACGGCATGAAGCTGCGCGCGACCGACGCGAACGGCGCGGTGCTGGTCGAGCGCACGTACCTGTCGGTCGGCGGCGGCTTCGTCGTGACGGCCGGCGCGCCGAACACGAAGGTGCTGAGCGCGGCCGAGCAGATGACGCACCCGTTCCGCACCGGCGCGGAGCTGCTCGCGCTGACCGAATCGACCGGCAAGTCGATCGCGCAGCTGATGTGGGAAAACGAGCGCGCGTGGCACACCGAGGAGCAAACGCGCGACGGGCTGCTGAAGATCTGGGCCGTGATGCAGTCGTGCGTGTCGCGCGGCTGCGGGATCGGCAACCCGGATGCCGACGGCAACCTGCCCGGCCCGTTCCAGGTCAAGCGCCGCGCGCCGCAGTTGTACCGCACGCTGACGGGAAGCCCGGAGCGCGCGCTGCAGGACCCGCTGTCGATGATCGACTGGATCAACCTCTACGCGATCGCGGTCAACGAGGAGAACGCAGCCGGCGGCCGTGTCGTCACCGCGCCGACCAACGGCGCGGCCGGCATCATCCCGGCCGTGCTGCACTACTACACGCGCTTCACGCCCGGCGCGAACGAGCAGGGTGTGATCGACTTCCTGCTGACGGCCGCCGCGATCGGCATTCTTTACAAGCTCAACGCGTCGATTTCGGGCGCGGAAGTCGGCTGCCAGGGTGAAGTGGGCGTCGCCTGCTCGATGGCGGCCGGCGCGCTCGCGGCCGTGCTCGGCGGCACGCCGCGCCAGGTCGAGAATGCAGCCGAGATCGGTATGGAGCACAACCTCGGCCTCACCTGCGATCCGGTCGGCGGGATGGTGCAGATCCCGTGCATCGAGCGCAACGCGATGGCGTCGGTGAAGGCCGTCAATGCGGCGCGCATGGCGCTGCGCGGCGACGGCTCGCACTACGTGTCGCTCGACTCGGTGATCAAGACGATGCGCGAGACCGGTGCCGACATGAAGACGAAGTACAAGGAAACGTCGCGCGGCGGGCTGGCGGTCAATATCGTCGAGTGCTGA
- a CDS encoding alginate lyase family protein yields the protein MVRPMFPGHGAAQRQPRARRFVPMLVASLSFAAGLGAAGSARAAMNFCAAPALQASETTQAEPGVQALIRSVDARIGEQPKAMPRVHTEGTLPHEGIYDQSAAALKDMDLMRDAALAWRVTNAPRYLQLVDRFLSAWVATYQPSFNPIDETRFESLIVAYDMTASALPVKTRNATAAFIAKLGAGYVAQIDAQKRPLTGTWRNNWQSHRIKLIALSAFTLGDRKMMNAAQRLFVEHLADNIGPDGKTWDFEERDALHYAVYDLQPLVTAALAARRFNRNWLRERGANGATLAAALDWLVPYALGEKTHEEFVNSPVPFDAKRREAGLPGYTGQWDPKNATELFHLAARLDGRYARVAQQLSPTPPAWLAACLPLQAR from the coding sequence ATGGTGCGTCCGATGTTTCCGGGCCATGGTGCAGCGCAGAGGCAGCCGCGCGCGCGCCGGTTCGTGCCGATGCTCGTCGCGTCGCTGTCGTTCGCCGCCGGTCTCGGCGCGGCAGGCAGCGCGCGCGCCGCGATGAATTTCTGCGCGGCGCCGGCCTTGCAGGCGAGCGAGACGACGCAGGCCGAACCGGGCGTGCAGGCGCTGATCCGCAGCGTCGACGCGCGCATCGGCGAGCAACCGAAGGCGATGCCGCGCGTGCACACCGAAGGCACGCTGCCGCACGAGGGCATCTACGACCAGAGCGCGGCCGCGCTGAAGGACATGGACCTGATGCGCGACGCGGCGCTCGCCTGGCGCGTGACGAACGCGCCGCGCTACCTGCAGCTCGTCGACCGTTTCCTGTCCGCGTGGGTCGCGACCTATCAGCCGAGTTTCAACCCGATCGACGAGACGCGCTTCGAGAGCCTGATCGTCGCGTACGACATGACGGCAAGCGCGCTGCCGGTGAAGACCCGCAACGCGACGGCCGCCTTCATCGCGAAGCTCGGCGCCGGGTATGTCGCGCAGATCGACGCGCAGAAGCGCCCGCTCACCGGCACGTGGCGCAACAACTGGCAGAGCCACCGGATCAAGCTGATCGCGCTGTCCGCGTTCACGCTCGGCGACCGCAAGATGATGAACGCCGCGCAGCGGCTGTTCGTCGAGCATCTGGCCGACAACATCGGCCCGGACGGCAAGACGTGGGACTTCGAGGAGCGCGATGCGCTGCATTACGCGGTCTACGACCTGCAGCCGCTGGTGACGGCCGCGCTCGCCGCGCGCCGCTTCAACCGCAACTGGCTGCGCGAGCGCGGCGCGAACGGCGCGACGCTCGCGGCCGCGCTCGACTGGCTCGTGCCGTATGCGCTCGGCGAGAAAACGCACGAGGAATTCGTGAATTCGCCGGTGCCGTTCGACGCGAAGCGCCGCGAGGCCGGCTTGCCGGGTTACACGGGGCAGTGGGACCCGAAAAACGCCACCGAACTCTTTCATCTGGCCGCGCGGCTCGACGGGCGCTATGCCCGCGTCGCGCAGCAGCTTTCCCCAACGCCGCCCGCATGGCTCGCCGCGTGCCTGCCATTACAGGCGCGCTAG
- the gcvP gene encoding aminomethyl-transferring glycine dehydrogenase, producing the protein MKLEHPDRLMNRTPLSLAALETHDAFAERHIGPDAASQQAMLDTLGFASRAALMDAVIPASIRRAETLPLGPFAQPKSEAEALAALRVLADKNQVFRSYIGQGYHDTHTPAVILRNVLENPAWYTAYTPYQPEISQGRLEALLNFQQMVADLTGLAISNASLLDEATAAAEAMTLLQRTGKPTSNVFYVADDVLPQTLEVIRTRALPVGIEVKTGPAADAAQANAFGVLLQYPGVNGDVRDYRALTEAIHAAGGHVVVAADLLALTVLTPPGEWGADVAIGNTQRFGVPMGFGGPHAAYLAVRDEFKRQMPGRLVGVTVDAQGKPALRLALQTREQHIRREKATSNVCTAQALLAIMASMYAVYHGPHGLKTIALRVNRIAALLAAGVKQLGFTTVNDTFFDTLTIDTGSRTAQVHEFAKAKRVNLRRVSGTQVGVSVDETTTRDDLADLLAVFAQAAGGTAPGVDALDAGLGGVAALPAGLERTSAYLTHHVFNRHHSETEMLRYLRSLSDKDLALDRSMIPLGSCTMKLNATSEMLPVTWPEFGGIHPFAPADQTVGYREMIDQLEQMLVAATGYAAVSLQPNAGSQGEYAGLLIIHAYHASRGEAHRDVCLIPASAHGTNPASAHMAGMKVVVVACDAQGNVDIADLKAKAEEHSKDLAAIMITYPSTHGVFEQNVREICEIVHAHGGQVYVDGANMNAMVGLTAPGQFGGDVSHLNLHKTFCIPHGGGGPGVGPVAVGAHLAKFLPNQRSTGYSRDENGIGAVSAAPYGSASILPISWMYIAMMGAKNLTAATETAILNANYIAKRLAPHYPVLYSGPGGLVAHECILDLRPIKESSGISVDDVAKRLMDYGFHAPTMSFPVPGTLMVEPTESESQEELDRFIAAMIAIREEIRAVEEGRADREDNPLRHAPHTAAVVTANEWPHAYSREQAAYPVASLGTNKYWPPVGRADNAYGDRNLFCSCVPMSEYA; encoded by the coding sequence ATGAAGCTCGAACACCCGGACCGCCTGATGAACCGCACGCCCCTCTCGCTCGCCGCGCTCGAAACGCACGACGCGTTCGCCGAACGCCACATCGGCCCCGACGCCGCCAGCCAGCAGGCCATGCTCGACACGCTCGGCTTTGCGTCGCGCGCCGCCCTGATGGACGCCGTGATCCCGGCCTCGATCCGCCGCGCCGAAACGCTGCCGCTCGGCCCGTTCGCGCAGCCGAAGAGCGAGGCCGAAGCCCTCGCCGCGCTGCGTGTTCTCGCGGACAAGAACCAGGTGTTCCGCTCGTATATCGGTCAGGGTTACCACGACACGCACACGCCGGCCGTGATCCTGCGCAACGTGCTCGAAAACCCGGCGTGGTACACGGCCTACACGCCATACCAGCCTGAAATTTCCCAGGGCCGCCTCGAGGCGCTCCTGAATTTCCAGCAGATGGTCGCCGACCTCACGGGCCTCGCGATCTCGAACGCGTCGCTGCTCGACGAGGCCACCGCCGCGGCCGAAGCGATGACGCTGCTGCAACGTACCGGCAAGCCGACGTCGAACGTGTTCTACGTCGCCGACGACGTGCTGCCGCAAACGCTCGAAGTGATCCGCACGCGCGCGCTGCCGGTCGGCATCGAGGTCAAGACGGGCCCGGCCGCCGACGCCGCGCAGGCGAACGCATTCGGCGTGCTGCTGCAATACCCGGGCGTGAACGGCGACGTGCGCGACTACCGCGCGCTCACCGAAGCGATCCACGCGGCCGGCGGCCATGTGGTCGTCGCGGCCGACCTGCTCGCGCTGACCGTGCTGACGCCGCCCGGCGAATGGGGCGCGGACGTCGCGATCGGCAACACGCAGCGCTTCGGCGTGCCGATGGGCTTCGGCGGCCCGCACGCCGCGTACCTCGCGGTGCGCGACGAATTCAAGCGCCAGATGCCGGGCCGCCTCGTCGGCGTGACCGTCGACGCGCAGGGCAAGCCCGCGCTGCGCCTCGCGCTGCAGACGCGTGAGCAGCACATCCGCCGCGAGAAAGCCACGTCGAACGTGTGTACCGCGCAGGCGCTGCTCGCGATCATGGCCAGCATGTACGCGGTCTACCACGGCCCGCACGGCCTGAAGACGATCGCGCTGCGCGTGAACCGCATCGCGGCGCTGCTCGCCGCCGGCGTGAAGCAGCTCGGCTTCACGACCGTCAACGACACGTTCTTCGACACGCTGACGATCGACACCGGCTCGCGCACCGCACAGGTTCACGAATTCGCGAAGGCGAAGCGCGTCAACCTGCGCCGCGTGAGCGGCACGCAAGTCGGCGTGTCGGTCGACGAAACGACGACGCGCGACGACCTCGCCGATCTCCTCGCCGTGTTCGCGCAAGCCGCGGGCGGCACCGCGCCGGGCGTCGACGCGCTGGACGCAGGCCTCGGCGGCGTCGCCGCGCTGCCGGCCGGCCTCGAGCGCACGAGCGCGTACCTGACGCACCACGTGTTCAACCGCCATCATTCCGAAACCGAAATGTTGCGCTACCTGCGCAGCCTGTCGGACAAGGATCTCGCGCTCGACCGCTCGATGATCCCGCTCGGCTCGTGCACGATGAAGCTGAACGCGACGTCGGAAATGCTGCCCGTCACGTGGCCCGAATTCGGCGGCATCCACCCGTTCGCGCCGGCCGACCAGACCGTCGGCTATCGCGAGATGATCGACCAGCTCGAGCAGATGCTCGTCGCGGCCACCGGCTACGCAGCCGTGTCGCTGCAGCCGAACGCGGGCTCGCAAGGCGAGTACGCGGGCCTGCTGATCATCCACGCGTACCACGCATCGCGCGGCGAAGCCCACCGCGACGTGTGCCTGATCCCGGCGTCCGCGCACGGCACGAACCCGGCATCCGCGCACATGGCCGGCATGAAGGTCGTGGTCGTCGCCTGCGACGCGCAGGGCAACGTCGACATCGCCGACCTGAAGGCGAAGGCGGAAGAGCATTCGAAGGACCTCGCGGCGATCATGATCACGTATCCGTCGACGCACGGCGTGTTCGAGCAGAACGTCCGCGAGATCTGCGAGATCGTCCATGCGCACGGCGGCCAGGTGTACGTCGACGGCGCGAACATGAACGCGATGGTCGGCCTCACCGCGCCGGGCCAGTTCGGCGGCGACGTGTCGCACCTGAACCTGCACAAGACCTTCTGCATCCCGCACGGCGGCGGCGGCCCGGGCGTCGGCCCGGTCGCGGTCGGCGCGCACCTCGCGAAGTTCCTGCCGAACCAGCGTTCGACCGGCTACTCGCGCGACGAAAACGGCATCGGCGCGGTGTCGGCCGCCCCGTACGGCTCGGCGTCGATCCTGCCGATCTCGTGGATGTACATCGCGATGATGGGCGCGAAGAACCTGACCGCCGCAACGGAAACCGCGATCCTCAACGCGAACTACATCGCGAAGCGCCTCGCGCCGCACTACCCGGTGCTGTATTCGGGCCCGGGCGGACTGGTCGCGCACGAGTGCATTCTCGACCTGCGTCCGATCAAGGAATCGAGCGGCATCAGCGTCGACGACGTCGCGAAGCGCCTGATGGACTACGGCTTTCACGCGCCGACGATGAGCTTCCCGGTGCCGGGCACGCTGATGGTCGAGCCGACCGAATCGGAATCGCAGGAAGAACTCGACCGCTTCATCGCCGCGATGATCGCGATCCGCGAGGAAATCCGCGCGGTCGAGGAGGGCCGCGCCGATCGCGAGGACAACCCGCTGCGTCACGCGCCGCACACGGCGGCCGTCGTCACCGCGAACGAATGGCCGCACGCTTACTCGCGCGAGCAGGCTGCGTACCCGGTCGCGTCGCTCGGCACGAACAAGTACTGGCCGCCGGTCGGCCGTGCGGACAACGCCTACGGCGACCGCAACCTGTTCTGCTCGTGCGTGCCGATGTCGGAATACGCATAA
- the gcvH gene encoding glycine cleavage system protein GcvH, with translation MSNVPADLKYTDEHEWIRTEADGTLTVGITDHAQSTLGDIVFLELPAVGKSVKEGDAVGVVESVKAASDIYSPVSGEIVAINEEAVDTPEEVNSDAYGVWLFKIKLAAGASTDKLIDAAAYTKLID, from the coding sequence ATGAGCAACGTCCCGGCCGATCTGAAATACACCGACGAACACGAGTGGATCCGCACCGAGGCAGACGGCACGCTGACGGTCGGCATCACCGATCACGCGCAGAGCACGCTCGGCGACATCGTCTTCCTCGAGCTGCCGGCAGTCGGCAAGTCGGTGAAGGAAGGCGACGCCGTCGGTGTCGTCGAATCGGTGAAGGCAGCATCCGACATCTACTCGCCGGTGTCCGGCGAGATCGTCGCGATCAATGAAGAAGCCGTCGACACGCCGGAAGAAGTGAACAGCGACGCGTACGGCGTGTGGTTGTTCAAGATCAAGCTCGCGGCCGGCGCATCGACCGACAAGCTGATCGACGCAGCCGCCTACACCAAGCTGATCGACTAA
- the gcvT gene encoding glycine cleavage system aminomethyltransferase GcvT, whose translation MTALNHTPLNAAHRALNARMVDFGGWDMPVNYGSQIEEHEAVRTDAGMFDVSHMCVVDFTGSRVRAFFEHAIANNVGKLKTPGKALYSCLLNPQGGVIDDLIVYYFTEDFFRVVVNAGTAEKDIAWFNQLNEQGGYGLTIAPRRDFAIVAVQGPNAREKAWTTVPAARAATSELKPFNAAQVAGTPFGDLTIARTGYTGEDGFEVIVPAAHVEALWAALQQNGVRPCGLGARDTLRLEAGMNLYGQDMDDTVSPLDAGLAWTVDLAAPRDFVGRAALERDGTRAAFVGLILQKENGKAGGVLRAHQKVVTPHGEGEITSGTFSPSMQESIAFARVPAAVQIGDTIHVQIRDKNLPARVVKLPFVRNGKVLAA comes from the coding sequence ATGACTGCACTGAATCACACCCCGCTCAACGCCGCGCACCGCGCGCTCAATGCCCGCATGGTCGACTTCGGCGGCTGGGACATGCCCGTCAACTACGGCTCGCAGATCGAAGAACACGAAGCCGTGCGCACCGACGCCGGCATGTTCGACGTGTCGCACATGTGCGTCGTCGATTTCACCGGCAGCCGCGTGCGCGCATTCTTCGAGCACGCGATCGCGAACAACGTCGGCAAGCTCAAGACGCCCGGCAAGGCGCTCTACTCGTGCCTGCTCAACCCGCAGGGCGGCGTCATCGACGACCTGATCGTCTACTACTTCACCGAAGACTTCTTCCGCGTCGTCGTCAACGCCGGCACCGCCGAGAAAGACATCGCGTGGTTCAACCAGCTCAACGAACAAGGCGGCTACGGCCTCACGATCGCGCCGCGCCGCGATTTCGCGATCGTCGCCGTGCAGGGCCCGAACGCCCGCGAAAAAGCCTGGACGACCGTGCCCGCCGCACGCGCCGCGACGAGCGAGCTGAAGCCGTTCAACGCCGCACAGGTCGCCGGCACGCCGTTCGGCGATCTCACCATCGCGCGCACCGGCTACACCGGTGAAGACGGCTTCGAAGTGATCGTCCCGGCCGCGCACGTCGAAGCGCTGTGGGCTGCACTGCAGCAAAACGGCGTGCGCCCGTGCGGGCTCGGCGCGCGCGACACGCTGCGCCTCGAGGCCGGCATGAACCTGTACGGCCAGGACATGGACGACACCGTCTCCCCGCTCGACGCGGGCCTCGCGTGGACGGTCGACCTCGCCGCGCCGCGCGACTTCGTCGGCCGCGCCGCGCTGGAGCGCGACGGCACGCGCGCCGCATTCGTCGGCCTGATCCTGCAGAAGGAAAACGGCAAGGCGGGCGGCGTGCTGCGCGCGCACCAGAAGGTCGTCACGCCGCACGGCGAAGGCGAGATCACGAGCGGCACGTTCTCGCCGTCGATGCAGGAATCGATCGCGTTCGCGCGCGTGCCGGCGGCCGTCCAGATCGGCGACACGATCCATGTGCAAATTCGAGACAAGAATCTTCCCGCGCGCGTGGTAAAACTGCCGTTCGTGCGCAACGGCAAGGTCCTCGCTGCGTAA
- a CDS encoding oxidoreductase translates to MSSLLRVGLMGFGFAGATFHAPVIATSGRTEVAAIATGQPDRAQAAYPGARVVPDLDTLLGLDDIECVVIATPNDTHFTLARQVLEAGRHVVVDKPVTLTADEALALARLANARSRLFAPFHNRRWDGDFLTVRRVVESGELGRLTYFASHFDRFRPTPRTRWREEPARGGGLLLDLGPHLIDQAIALFGLPETVSATVKTRRDHGTAPDFVHLLLGYPDKDVALHASALSAIEPARFTLHGTRGSYQKFGLDTQEDQLKAGLTADDVEFGGGNPPGLLRVLDGEVEVERPVPTLDGQYAEFYRALTASIRDGAPFPVTAQDAVDVMTIIELAAQSEHDGRRLPFVRRTV, encoded by the coding sequence ATGTCGTCATTGCTCAGGGTTGGTTTGATGGGTTTCGGTTTCGCCGGCGCGACGTTCCACGCGCCGGTGATCGCCACGAGCGGCCGTACTGAAGTCGCCGCGATCGCGACGGGCCAGCCCGATCGCGCGCAAGCCGCGTATCCGGGCGCACGCGTCGTCCCCGACCTCGACACGCTGCTCGGCCTCGACGACATCGAATGCGTGGTGATCGCCACGCCGAACGACACGCACTTCACGCTCGCGCGCCAGGTGCTCGAAGCCGGTCGTCACGTGGTCGTCGACAAGCCCGTCACGCTCACCGCCGACGAGGCGCTCGCGCTCGCGCGGCTCGCGAATGCGCGCAGCCGCCTGTTCGCGCCGTTCCACAACCGCCGCTGGGACGGCGACTTCCTCACCGTGCGCCGTGTCGTCGAATCGGGCGAACTCGGCCGGCTCACCTATTTCGCATCGCACTTCGACCGCTTCCGGCCGACGCCGCGCACGCGCTGGCGCGAAGAACCGGCGCGCGGCGGCGGCCTGCTGCTCGACCTCGGCCCGCACCTGATCGACCAGGCGATCGCACTGTTCGGCCTGCCGGAAACGGTGAGCGCGACCGTCAAGACACGCCGCGACCACGGCACGGCGCCCGACTTCGTGCACCTGCTGCTCGGCTATCCGGACAAGGACGTCGCGCTGCATGCGAGTGCACTGTCGGCGATCGAGCCCGCGCGCTTCACGCTGCACGGCACGCGCGGCAGCTATCAGAAGTTCGGGCTCGACACGCAGGAAGACCAGCTCAAGGCCGGCCTCACCGCGGACGACGTCGAGTTCGGCGGCGGCAACCCGCCCGGCCTGCTGCGCGTGCTCGACGGCGAAGTCGAGGTCGAGCGCCCGGTGCCGACGCTCGACGGCCAGTACGCGGAGTTCTACCGCGCACTCACCGCATCGATCCGCGACGGCGCGCCGTTCCCGGTCACCGCGCAGGACGCCGTCGACGTGATGACGATCATCGAGCTCGCCGCGCAGAGCGAGCACGACGGCCGCCGGCTGCCGTTCGTGCGCCGCACGGTCTGA